Part of the Sphingomonadaceae bacterium OTU29LAMAA1 genome, ACCGGTGACAGCAGCACACCGCCATCGAGGCGCAGCGGCCCCGGCAACGTCACCTGACGGGACAGGCCGAAGCGGTCATGGTCTGACATGCCGGGTTCGCTACGGCGCTCTTCCCCGCGAAGCAAGTTGTCAACGCGCGCACCGGGCCGCTAAGGCCCCATCATGTCTGCACCCGCCCCCAAGCCCTGGATCATGGGCATCGCGCCCTATGTCCCCGGCCGCGCCACCAGCGAGGACGGCCGCAAGGTCGCCAAGCTGTCGTCGAACGAGAATCCGTTCGGCACCCCCGATGCCGCCCGTGCCGCGTACCGCGATGCCGCGATGCATCTGGAGCGCTATCCGGACGCCGCTGCGGTCGATCTGCGCAGCGCACTGGCGGCGCATTACGGGGTAGAGGCCGATCGGCTGATCTACGGCACCGGATCGGACGAAGTGTTGCACCTTGCCGCCGGCACCTTCGCCGGGCCGGGGGACGAGATCATCCACGTCCGCTACGGCTTCGCGGTGTACGAGATCGCGACGCGGCGCGTCGGCGCGACGCCGGTGGTGGTCGCCGACCGCAACTATGCGACCGACGTCGATGCGATCCTGGCGGCGGTGACCGAGCGGACCAAGGTCGTGTTCGTCGCCAATCCGAACAACCCGACCGGCACCTATTCCACTCGCGAAGAGATCGCCCGCCTGCATGCCGGGCTGCCGTCTTCGGTGCTGCTGGTGCTCGATCAGGCGTACACCGAATATCTCGAGCCGGAGGACGACGACGGCGGGCTGGAACTCGCCCGCACCGCCTCCAACGTGCTGGTGACGCGCACCTTCTCCAAGATCTTCGGGCTGGCGTCGGAGCGGGTGGGCTGGGGCTACGCCTCGCCCGGCATCATCGATGCGATGCACCGTATCCGCGCGCCGTTCGCGTTCAGCATCGGCGCACAGGCTGCCGCGATCGCCGCGCTGGGCGATGCCGGCTTCGTGGAACGCAGCCGCAGTCACAACCGTGAATGGCGGGCGTGGTTCAGCCGGCAGGTCGATGCGCTGCCCGGTTTGCGCGCGGTGCCGAGCAAGGCCAATTTCGTCCTCGTCCTGTTCGAAGGGGCGCTTACGGCAGAGGTCGCATACAAGGCGTTGATGGCCGCAGGCTACGCGACCCGCTGGCTGCCTGGGCAAGGCCTGCCGCATGGCCTGCGCATCACGATCGGCACGGAGAGTGAGATGCGCGATGTCGTCGACGTGCTCCGGACAGAGGTCGGGAACGCCGGCTGATGCTCCCTTTCGCGCGCGTCACGATCATCGGGCTGGGGCTGATCGGCTCGTCGGTGGCGCGGGCGGTGCGGGCGACGATGCCGACGGTGCGGATCACCGGTTATGACGCCGATCCGCAGGTGCGCGCCGTCGCCGACCGGATCGATCTCGCCGACGACATCGCCGACAGCGCCGGGGCGGCGGTCATCGACGCCGATCTCGTCATGCTCTGCGTCCCCGTCGGGGCGATGGGCGCGGTGGCGGCGGAGTTCGTCGACGACCTGCCCGCCGATGCGATCGTCAGCGACGTGGGTGGGTCGAAGGAAAGCGTGCTCGCCGCCCTGCGCGCGGTGTTGCCGCACGCGACGATCGTGCCCGGCCATCCGGTGGCCGGCACCGAACATAGCGGGCCGGAGGCGGGCTTCGCGACGCTGTTCCGCGGCCGCTGGTGTATCCTGACGCCCGAGGACGGCATGGCCGAGGCACCGGTCGTCCGGCTCCGCACCTTCTGGGAAACGCTCGGCGCGCAGGTCGAGGTCATGACGCCGAAGCATCACGATCTGGTGCTGGCGGTGACCAGTCACGTCCCCCATCTCATCGCCTATTCGATCGTCGGCACCGCCAGCGATCTGGAAGAGGTGACGCAGGGCGAGGTCATCAAATTCTCCGCCGGCGGTTTCCGCGATTTTACCCGTATCGCCGCGTCCGATCCCGTGATGTGGCGCGACGTCTTCCTCAACAACCGCGAGGCGGTCCTAGAAATACTCCAGCGCCTAACCGAAGACGTCACTATGCTCCAACGCGCAATCCGCTGGGGCGATGGCGACCAGTTATTCGACCTGTTTACCCGCACCCGCGCGATCCGCCGCTCGATCATTGAGCAAGGGCAGGACGACGCCAAGCCGGACTTTGGCCGCAGCCACTGACGCGTCAGCCGCGATCCAGCGTGTTGATTGCGGCATGCACCCGCGCCTCGATATGCTCGCGCGGCAGACCTGCGGGAATCACCTCGCCCAGCCGGATCGTCACCACTCCGGGACGCTTCGCACCCTGCTTCGGCCAGACGATTCCGGTATCCAGCGCGACCGGGATCACCGGCATCCCCAATGCCCGGTATAATCCGGCAAAACCCGATTGCAGCGGCGGCTGCTCGCCCGGCGAGACGCGGGTCCCCTCGGGATAGATCAGGATCGATCGCCCTTCCGCCTTCAGCGCCTTCGCCTCCCGCATCATCGACCGCAACGCACCCGCCGATGCCTCCCGGTCGGCGACGATCCCGCCATACTGCATCGCCGCCCAGCCCCAGAACGGCAGCTTGCTGAGTTCGCGCTTGATGACCATCGCGGGGCCACCAAGCAGCAATTGCAATTCCAGCGTCTCGAACATCGCCTGATGCTTCGCCGCGAAGAAATAGGTGCCGGGAGGCACCACGCCTTCCACCCGCACCCGAATGCCCATGACACGGCGGTACAGCATCCGATGCATGAGCGCCCAGACATGCGCATGGCGCACGACGGCCGCGCGCCCGAACAGCGCCGACACTGGCACGCTCAATACGATCGGCACCGACAATCCGTAGAACAGGATCGAGAAGAGCAAGGTCCGCAGCCGATTCACCCACCCACTCCCAGCCACAGCGCCACGCGCCGCAGGATCAGTTTGTTGTATTCGTTGACCAAAGTACCCAATCGCGGGGTGCTCGGCACCCCGTCCCCCAGCACCAGCACGCCCGGCCCCATTGCCGCCGACAGCTCCATCCGCGCACGGGGAACGTGCCAGTCGGAGGTCACGAGCCGCACCGTGCGATAGCCATGCGTCTTGACCCAGGCTGCCGTCTCCTCGGCGTTCGACCGGGTATCCACCGCATCCGCGCCCAGGTCGATGCAACAGGCGAACAGCGACTGCGGCGTGCGATATTCGCGAGCCAGATCAACCGCCCGCACCCCCGGTGCAACCCCCGTCACCAGCATTCGCCGCGCCTGCTTCGCTTGCAACACGGCGATGCCGCGGTCGATTCGCCCGGCGCCACCGGTCGGCACGACGATCGCATCGGTCGTATTCGCTGCCAGCGGCACCGGCAGCAGCAACATGAATGCCGCAAACCCCAGGCACCACGACAGCCCCACCAATCCGAGGAAACGGACGATCACAGCGACCGCCGCAGCGCGCCGATGACGGTGATCCGCGCCGCCACCGTCGCCAGCAACACGAAGGCGAGCGGTAACAGCACCAGCAGCGTCCAGTCGCCCGCGCCCAACGTGATGCCGCCGAGCAGTTGCGATCCCAACGCTGCCAGCCGTGTGCCGAGGAACACCAGAACGACCAGCGCCGCCAGCCCGCCGGCCACCCCGCCGATCGCCGCATCCAGCGCGACGCGGCGTTGAAAGAGACGGGCGACCTGCACGTCGGTCGAGCCCAGCATATGCATTACCTCGATCGTCGCGCGATGTGTCTCCAGTCCGGCCCGTGCTGCGAGCACCACTACCGCACCGGTCGCAACCAGCATCAGCACGACCAGCGCCAGCGCCAGCCACGTCAGCGTGTCGAGGAAGCCGCTGACCGGCGACATCCAGCGCTGGTGGCGATCGACGCGGCTCGACGCACTCACCCGGCGCACCGCCGCGATCACGCGTTCGGGATCGGCTCCGCTCGCCAGATCCACATCGATCATCACTGGCACCGGCAGATCGGCATCCTCTGCAGCATCGCCCAGCCAGGGTTCGAGCAGGCGCGCCAGCTCGGCGCGATCCACCGCACGCACCCGGCGCACCTCCGGCAACGCCTGCAATACTGTCAGCGTTCGCGCCGCCAGCGCGTCGCGCGCGACCGGGCTGCCCTCGACCACCTGCACCGTCAGGCGGCCGGCCAGCTGCCGCTCCAGCACCGCCGCTGATTGCCGCGTCCCCAGCCCCAGCGCCGCGGCGAGCAGTGTCAGGAACAGCATGATCGCCATGACCCACGTCATCGCGCGCAGGCCCCCCGCTTCGTCGAGCACCCGCCGTTCGCTGCCGCTACTGGCCCGGCCGGGGATCACGCCTGCCCCCGCGGCGGCGGCGGATAGCGGAGCGCGCCCGTCGGATCGAGCAGTCGTCCTTTGTCCAGCCGCATCATCTGCGCACCCTGTACACGGCTCAGCAGCTGAAAATCATGCGTGGCGACGACGACGGTAGTACCGAGCTTGTTGAGCGATTCGAACAAATGGATCAGCCGGTCCGCCATCTCGGGATCGACGTTGCCGGTCGGCTCGTCCGCGACCAGCACTTCGGGCCGGCCGATCACAGCCCGGGCGATGGCGACGCGCT contains:
- a CDS encoding 1-acyl-sn-glycerol-3-phosphate acyltransferase — protein: MNRLRTLLFSILFYGLSVPIVLSVPVSALFGRAAVVRHAHVWALMHRMLYRRVMGIRVRVEGVVPPGTYFFAAKHQAMFETLELQLLLGGPAMVIKRELSKLPFWGWAAMQYGGIVADREASAGALRSMMREAKALKAEGRSILIYPEGTRVSPGEQPPLQSGFAGLYRALGMPVIPVALDTGIVWPKQGAKRPGVVTIRLGEVIPAGLPREHIEARVHAAINTLDRG
- a CDS encoding permease yields the protein MIPGRASSGSERRVLDEAGGLRAMTWVMAIMLFLTLLAAALGLGTRQSAAVLERQLAGRLTVQVVEGSPVARDALAARTLTVLQALPEVRRVRAVDRAELARLLEPWLGDAAEDADLPVPVMIDVDLASGADPERVIAAVRRVSASSRVDRHQRWMSPVSGFLDTLTWLALALVVLMLVATGAVVVLAARAGLETHRATIEVMHMLGSTDVQVARLFQRRVALDAAIGGVAGGLAALVVLVFLGTRLAALGSQLLGGITLGAGDWTLLVLLPLAFVLLATVAARITVIGALRRSL
- a CDS encoding prephenate/arogenate dehydrogenase family protein, coding for MLPFARVTIIGLGLIGSSVARAVRATMPTVRITGYDADPQVRAVADRIDLADDIADSAGAAVIDADLVMLCVPVGAMGAVAAEFVDDLPADAIVSDVGGSKESVLAALRAVLPHATIVPGHPVAGTEHSGPEAGFATLFRGRWCILTPEDGMAEAPVVRLRTFWETLGAQVEVMTPKHHDLVLAVTSHVPHLIAYSIVGTASDLEEVTQGEVIKFSAGGFRDFTRIAASDPVMWRDVFLNNREAVLEILQRLTEDVTMLQRAIRWGDGDQLFDLFTRTRAIRRSIIEQGQDDAKPDFGRSH
- a CDS encoding YdcF family protein, whose translation is MIVRFLGLVGLSWCLGFAAFMLLLPVPLAANTTDAIVVPTGGAGRIDRGIAVLQAKQARRMLVTGVAPGVRAVDLAREYRTPQSLFACCIDLGADAVDTRSNAEETAAWVKTHGYRTVRLVTSDWHVPRARMELSAAMGPGVLVLGDGVPSTPRLGTLVNEYNKLILRRVALWLGVGG
- the hisC gene encoding histidinol-phosphate transaminase gives rise to the protein MSAPAPKPWIMGIAPYVPGRATSEDGRKVAKLSSNENPFGTPDAARAAYRDAAMHLERYPDAAAVDLRSALAAHYGVEADRLIYGTGSDEVLHLAAGTFAGPGDEIIHVRYGFAVYEIATRRVGATPVVVADRNYATDVDAILAAVTERTKVVFVANPNNPTGTYSTREEIARLHAGLPSSVLLVLDQAYTEYLEPEDDDGGLELARTASNVLVTRTFSKIFGLASERVGWGYASPGIIDAMHRIRAPFAFSIGAQAAAIAALGDAGFVERSRSHNREWRAWFSRQVDALPGLRAVPSKANFVLVLFEGALTAEVAYKALMAAGYATRWLPGQGLPHGLRITIGTESEMRDVVDVLRTEVGNAG